Proteins from one Enterobacter bugandensis genomic window:
- a CDS encoding ABC transporter ATP-binding protein has protein sequence MAQLSLKHIQKIYDNQVHVVKDFNLEIEDKEFIVFVGPSGCGKSTTLRMIAGLEEISAGELIIDGVCMNDVPAKSRDIAMVFQNYALYPHMTVYDNMAFGLKMQKIAPAVIEERVNWAAQILGLREYLKRKPGALSGGQRQRVALGRAIVREAGVFLMDEPLSNLDAKLRVQMRAEISKLHQKLNTTMIYVTHDQTEAMTMATRIVILKDGIIQQVGAPKQVYNEPANMFVAGFIGSPAMNFIRGAIDDRYFVTETLRLEIPEDKLAELNAQGYQRKAVVFGIRPEDILTLQSSGEDIAAKVSVAELTGAEFMLYATVGGHELVVRAGAANDYVAGDTIGIQFDMNKCHFFDADTEAAIR, from the coding sequence ATGGCTCAACTTTCTCTGAAACATATTCAGAAAATCTATGATAACCAGGTCCACGTGGTTAAGGATTTCAACCTCGAAATTGAAGACAAAGAGTTTATTGTTTTCGTCGGTCCGTCGGGCTGCGGTAAATCCACGACGCTGCGAATGATTGCCGGTCTTGAGGAGATCAGCGCGGGTGAACTGATTATCGACGGCGTGTGCATGAATGACGTGCCTGCCAAATCGCGTGATATCGCGATGGTATTCCAGAACTATGCGCTTTATCCGCATATGACGGTCTACGACAACATGGCGTTTGGCCTGAAAATGCAAAAAATAGCGCCCGCGGTGATTGAAGAACGCGTGAACTGGGCGGCGCAGATTTTAGGGCTACGCGAATACCTGAAGCGTAAACCTGGCGCTTTATCGGGTGGTCAGCGCCAGCGCGTGGCGCTGGGCAGGGCGATCGTGCGCGAAGCGGGCGTCTTCCTGATGGATGAGCCGTTATCCAACCTTGATGCCAAGCTTCGCGTGCAGATGCGTGCCGAAATCAGCAAGCTGCACCAGAAGCTTAACACCACCATGATCTATGTTACGCACGACCAGACGGAAGCCATGACGATGGCGACCCGCATCGTGATCCTGAAAGATGGCATCATTCAGCAGGTGGGTGCGCCGAAGCAGGTATACAACGAGCCGGCCAATATGTTTGTCGCAGGGTTCATTGGCTCTCCGGCAATGAACTTCATTCGTGGCGCTATCGACGATCGCTATTTCGTAACGGAAACGCTGCGTCTGGAGATCCCTGAGGACAAGCTGGCCGAGTTGAATGCGCAAGGTTACCAGCGTAAAGCGGTCGTCTTCGGGATCCGTCCGGAAGACATTCTTACCCTGCAGAGCAGCGGAGAAGATATCGCGGCGAAAGTCAGCGTCGCTGAGCTTACCGGTGCCGAATTTATGCTTTATGCCACCGTGGGCGGACATGAACTGGTTGTCCGCGCAGGCGCGGCCAATGACTACGTAGCCGGAGATACTATCGGAATTCAGTTCGATATGAATAAGTGCCATTTCTTCGACGCCGATACCGAAGCGGCTATTAGATAA
- a CDS encoding OmpG family monomeric porin: MSTLLRSAALVLCAGVSCAQATEPAKQWAFNIGAMYEIENVEGQGDDKDGLYEPSVWFNATWDAWTISLAMYQEGPVDYSSMTRGTYFDRPEFELRYRFIGTDDFTFGLTGGFRNYGYHFKDEHGAKDGSANMQRYKVQPDWDIKLTDDWRFSGWFAMYQFANDLEKTGYSDSRVETETGFTWTINETFSAKVNYYLERGFNMDSSRNNGEFSTQEIRAYLPISLGQTTLTPYTRLGLDRWSNWDWQDDPTREGHDFNRLGMLYAYDFNNGLSMTLEYAYEWENHDEGESDRFHYAGVGVNYAF; encoded by the coding sequence ATGAGTACTCTACTAAGAAGTGCTGCGCTCGTTCTGTGCGCAGGGGTTAGCTGTGCGCAAGCAACAGAACCCGCAAAGCAGTGGGCGTTTAATATCGGTGCCATGTATGAAATTGAAAACGTCGAAGGTCAGGGCGACGATAAAGATGGATTATATGAACCCTCCGTATGGTTTAATGCAACATGGGATGCCTGGACAATCTCTCTGGCAATGTATCAGGAAGGGCCGGTTGATTATAGCAGCATGACGCGTGGCACCTATTTCGATCGCCCGGAATTTGAATTGCGCTACCGCTTTATCGGCACCGATGATTTTACGTTCGGTCTGACCGGTGGCTTCCGCAATTATGGTTATCACTTTAAAGATGAACACGGCGCCAAAGACGGCAGCGCTAATATGCAGCGCTATAAAGTTCAGCCTGACTGGGATATAAAATTAACCGACGACTGGCGCTTTAGCGGCTGGTTTGCCATGTATCAGTTTGCCAACGATCTGGAAAAAACCGGTTATTCGGACAGCCGCGTCGAGACCGAAACCGGTTTTACCTGGACCATCAACGAAACGTTCTCTGCGAAAGTAAATTATTATTTAGAGCGCGGCTTCAATATGGACAGCTCACGTAATAACGGCGAGTTTTCTACCCAGGAAATTCGTGCCTACCTGCCGATTTCGTTAGGCCAGACGACGTTAACGCCTTATACCCGTCTGGGACTCGATCGCTGGTCAAACTGGGACTGGCAGGACGATCCGACGCGTGAAGGACATGATTTCAACCGTCTGGGTATGCTGTACGCCTATGATTTTAACAACGGTTTATCCATGACGCTGGAATATGCCTACGAATGGGAAAACCATGACGAAGGTGAGAGCGATCGCTTCCACTACGCAGGTGTCGGCGTGAACTACGCGTTCTGA
- a CDS encoding aldose 1-epimerase family protein: MKIKLALTLLSVLVSGHAAAKTWVLTSAESSVEKGNWKISSDELKINDRTFSIEQKVLHGGKQEGSKVIVISSKNGLTITLSPTRGMNLLHVEGFGTRLGWNSPVKEVVNPAYINLESRNGLGWLEGFNEMMVRCGYEWTGHPVTADGQIYTLHGKAGNTPASQVEVEIADAAPHEIRIRGLIKESTFKKADLQTMTELRYVPGTNQFSLHDVLTNHADYPHDYQIIYHSNFGAPVLEEGARFLAPAASVSPFNDYAKAGVNDWQTYAGPTKGFDEMVFNIKPLADSNHETLAAVVNKAGDKGASIQFDTRQLPVLTLWKNTDTPKQGYVTGIEPGTSYAYPVTIEREQKRVKQLQPGASAQFDLTYTLLHSAQQVKDVESRIASIQGETKTEIVTTPLAKE; this comes from the coding sequence ATGAAAATAAAACTGGCTTTAACGCTCCTTTCGGTACTGGTTTCTGGCCATGCCGCAGCAAAAACCTGGGTGCTGACAAGCGCTGAAAGCAGCGTGGAAAAAGGAAACTGGAAGATTTCCAGCGATGAGCTGAAAATTAACGATCGAACGTTCAGCATTGAGCAAAAAGTGTTGCACGGCGGCAAGCAGGAAGGTAGTAAAGTGATCGTTATTAGCAGTAAAAACGGCCTGACCATCACCTTAAGCCCGACGCGCGGGATGAACCTTCTGCATGTGGAGGGCTTTGGCACCAGGCTGGGCTGGAACTCCCCCGTTAAAGAGGTCGTTAATCCGGCGTATATCAATCTGGAAAGCCGAAACGGACTTGGCTGGCTGGAAGGTTTCAACGAGATGATGGTCCGCTGTGGCTACGAATGGACGGGGCACCCGGTCACCGCTGACGGCCAGATTTACACCCTGCATGGCAAGGCGGGGAATACGCCGGCTTCCCAGGTGGAGGTAGAAATTGCGGATGCTGCCCCGCATGAAATTCGTATTCGCGGTCTCATCAAAGAAAGCACCTTTAAAAAAGCAGATCTGCAAACCATGACCGAACTGCGTTACGTTCCAGGAACCAACCAGTTCAGCCTGCATGACGTTCTGACGAACCATGCCGATTACCCTCATGACTATCAGATCATCTACCATAGCAACTTCGGGGCGCCTGTCCTCGAAGAAGGCGCGCGCTTCCTTGCCCCGGCGGCAAGCGTGAGCCCGTTCAATGATTACGCGAAAGCGGGCGTTAACGACTGGCAAACCTACGCCGGGCCGACAAAAGGCTTTGATGAGATGGTCTTTAACATCAAACCGCTTGCGGACAGCAACCATGAAACCCTCGCGGCGGTGGTGAATAAAGCCGGTGACAAAGGCGCGTCAATTCAGTTTGATACCCGCCAGCTGCCCGTGCTGACCCTGTGGAAAAATACCGATACGCCGAAACAGGGCTATGTCACGGGGATTGAGCCAGGCACCAGCTACGCCTACCCCGTCACCATTGAACGCGAGCAGAAGCGGGTTAAGCAGCTGCAACCAGGCGCCAGCGCTCAATTTGACCTGACCTATACCCTGCTACACAGCGCGCAGCAGGTGAAGGACGTCGAAAGCAGGATTGCATCGATTCAGGGCGAGACAAAAACAGAGATCGTGACCACGCCGCTGGCGAAGGAATAA
- the tyrR gene encoding transcriptional regulator TyrR, which yields MRLEVFCEDRLGLTRELLDLLVLRSIDLRGIEIDPVGRIYLNFAEIEFNTFSSLMAEIRRIAGVTDVRTIPWMPSEREHLALSALLEAMPEPFLSLDLKSKVERVNHASCQLFAQSQEKLSSHHAAQLIPGFNFQRWLDSNPQNTHSEHVVINGQNFLMEITPVYLKGEGNSRVLTGAVIMLRSTLRMGRQLQNLSSQDVGAFSQIIAVSPKMRHVVDQARKLASLTAPLLITGDTGTGKDLLAHAVHLASPRAAKPYLALNCASIPEDAVESELFGHAPEGKKGFFEQANGGSVLLDEIGEMSPRMQAKLLRFLNDGTFRRVGEDHEVHVDVRVICATQKNLVELVQKGIFREDLYYRLNVLTLNIPPLRDCPQDIMPLTELFVARFADEQGVPRPKLSADLGTVLMRYGWPGNIRQLKNAVYRALTQLEGYELRPQDILLPDYDAGTVSVGEEAMEGSLDDITSRFERSVLTQLYRSYPSTRKLAKRLGVSHTAIANKLREYGLNHKKGDE from the coding sequence ATGCGTCTTGAAGTCTTCTGTGAAGACCGTCTCGGTCTTACCCGCGAATTACTCGATCTTCTTGTTTTACGTAGCATTGATTTACGTGGCATTGAGATCGATCCTGTCGGGCGAATTTACCTCAATTTTGCCGAAATTGAATTTAACACCTTCAGCAGCCTGATGGCGGAAATCCGCCGTATCGCTGGCGTTACGGATGTACGCACCATCCCCTGGATGCCCTCCGAACGTGAGCACCTCGCCCTGAGCGCGCTGCTTGAAGCGATGCCCGAACCGTTCCTCTCTTTGGATCTGAAAAGTAAAGTCGAGCGCGTTAACCATGCGAGCTGCCAGCTTTTCGCGCAGAGCCAGGAGAAGCTCAGCAGCCACCACGCCGCGCAGCTGATTCCCGGTTTTAACTTTCAGCGCTGGCTGGACAGCAACCCGCAGAATACGCACAGCGAGCATGTGGTGATTAACGGGCAGAATTTCCTGATGGAGATCACACCGGTCTATCTGAAAGGAGAAGGAAATAGTCGCGTATTGACCGGGGCGGTGATCATGCTGCGCTCGACGCTACGCATGGGGCGCCAGCTGCAAAACCTCTCCAGCCAGGACGTTGGCGCATTCAGCCAGATTATTGCCGTCAGCCCGAAAATGCGCCACGTGGTTGACCAGGCGCGTAAGCTTGCCAGCCTGACCGCGCCGCTGCTGATTACCGGCGATACCGGTACCGGGAAAGATCTGCTGGCGCACGCCGTGCACCTGGCAAGCCCGCGTGCGGCAAAACCGTATCTGGCGCTTAACTGCGCTTCAATTCCAGAAGATGCCGTCGAAAGCGAGCTGTTTGGACACGCGCCGGAAGGCAAGAAAGGGTTCTTCGAGCAGGCCAACGGCGGCTCCGTGCTGCTGGACGAGATCGGCGAAATGTCGCCGCGTATGCAGGCTAAACTGCTGCGTTTCCTGAACGACGGCACCTTCCGCCGCGTCGGTGAGGATCACGAAGTGCATGTGGACGTGCGCGTCATTTGCGCCACCCAGAAGAACCTGGTGGAACTGGTGCAAAAGGGGATTTTCCGCGAAGATCTCTATTACCGCCTCAACGTCCTGACGCTGAACATTCCACCGCTGCGCGATTGTCCGCAGGACATCATGCCGCTAACGGAACTGTTTGTGGCCCGCTTTGCCGACGAGCAGGGTGTTCCACGTCCGAAACTGTCTGCAGATCTCGGCACGGTGTTAATGCGCTACGGCTGGCCGGGCAACATTCGTCAGCTTAAAAACGCCGTTTATCGCGCGCTGACCCAGCTGGAAGGGTATGAACTGCGCCCTCAGGACATTCTGTTGCCGGATTACGACGCCGGGACGGTATCGGTAGGCGAAGAAGCGATGGAAGGCTCGCTGGATGATATCACCAGCCGCTTCGAGCGATCCGTGCTGACGCAGCTGTACCGCAGCTACCCCAGCACCCGCAAACTGGCAAAACGGCTTGGCGTCTCGCATACCGCGATTGCGAATAAGCTACGTGAGTATGGATTGAATCATAAGAAAGGTGACGAATAA
- the pgmB gene encoding beta-phosphoglucomutase yields MTLKAVVFDLDGVITDTAHLHFLAWRAVAEEIGITFDEVFNEQLKGISRMDSLQRILKHGGKEGMFSEEQCLALATKKNALYVQSLASLTQDSLLPGIRDVLAEIRAAKVKIGLASVSLNAPGILHALGIHQAFDFCADASRICRSKPDPEIFLAACAGLNVRPAEAIGIEDAAAGVEAINAAGMLSVGIGPGLNHAGLQLHSTRELTWKCLTEFWASRAY; encoded by the coding sequence ATGACGCTTAAGGCTGTTGTATTCGATTTGGACGGTGTGATCACCGATACCGCGCATCTTCACTTTCTGGCCTGGCGTGCCGTGGCGGAGGAAATTGGCATTACCTTCGACGAAGTGTTTAACGAACAGCTTAAGGGAATAAGCCGCATGGATTCCCTCCAGCGCATTTTGAAGCACGGCGGAAAAGAGGGGATGTTTAGTGAGGAGCAGTGCCTGGCGCTTGCGACGAAAAAAAATGCGCTTTACGTCCAGTCGCTGGCATCACTGACGCAGGATTCTCTGCTACCGGGGATCCGCGACGTGCTGGCGGAGATCCGTGCCGCGAAGGTCAAGATTGGGCTGGCATCCGTATCGCTCAATGCCCCAGGGATTTTGCACGCGCTGGGCATTCATCAGGCCTTCGATTTTTGCGCTGATGCTTCCCGCATTTGCCGTTCAAAGCCGGACCCGGAGATCTTCCTTGCGGCCTGTGCGGGGCTGAACGTGCGTCCTGCAGAGGCGATTGGCATTGAAGATGCCGCTGCGGGTGTTGAAGCAATCAACGCCGCAGGAATGCTGTCGGTCGGGATTGGGCCTGGCCTTAACCATGCGGGATTACAACTTCATTCAACGCGGGAACTGACCTGGAAATGCCTGACAGAATTCTGGGCGTCCCGGGCGTATTGA
- a CDS encoding YcjF family protein — protein MTEPLKPRIDFTGTLEPERQDAFKTAQTFSGAQAENFAPALPDDPAVEDGPAEAAVEAALRPKRSLWRKMVTAGLALFGVSVVGQGVQWAMNAWQTQDWVALGGCAAGALIVGAGVGSVSTEWRRLWRLRQRAHERDEARDLLHSHGTGKGRAFCEKLASQAGIDQSHPALQRWYAAIHETQNDREVVTLYSHMVQPVLDAQARREISRSAAESTLMIAVSPLALVDMAFIAWRNLRLINRIANLYGIELGYYSRLRLFKLVLLNIAFAGASELVREVGMDWMSQDLAARLSARAAQGIGAGLLTARLGIKAMEVCRPLPWIDGDKPRLGDFRRELIGQLKETLNKKPSP, from the coding sequence ATGACGGAACCGTTAAAACCGCGCATAGACTTTACCGGAACGCTTGAGCCCGAGCGTCAGGACGCCTTTAAAACGGCGCAGACGTTCAGCGGCGCGCAGGCGGAGAACTTTGCCCCGGCGCTGCCGGACGATCCCGCCGTCGAAGACGGTCCGGCGGAGGCGGCCGTGGAAGCCGCTCTGCGTCCTAAACGCAGCCTGTGGCGCAAGATGGTCACCGCCGGTCTGGCGCTGTTTGGCGTCAGCGTGGTCGGGCAGGGCGTCCAGTGGGCGATGAACGCCTGGCAAACCCAGGACTGGGTTGCGCTGGGAGGATGTGCCGCGGGCGCGCTCATCGTGGGGGCGGGCGTCGGGTCGGTTTCCACCGAGTGGCGCCGCCTCTGGCGTTTGCGACAGCGCGCGCACGAGCGCGATGAAGCGCGGGATCTCCTCCACAGCCACGGCACTGGCAAAGGCCGCGCCTTCTGTGAAAAACTGGCCAGCCAGGCCGGTATCGATCAGTCGCATCCGGCGCTCCAGCGCTGGTACGCCGCCATCCATGAAACCCAGAACGACCGGGAGGTGGTCACGCTCTATTCCCATATGGTTCAGCCGGTGCTGGATGCCCAGGCGCGGCGTGAGATTAGCCGCTCGGCGGCGGAATCCACGCTGATGATTGCCGTCAGCCCGCTGGCGCTGGTGGATATGGCCTTTATCGCCTGGCGTAACCTGCGCCTCATCAACCGTATCGCGAACCTTTACGGCATAGAGCTGGGTTACTACAGCCGGCTCAGGCTGTTCAAACTGGTCCTGCTCAATATCGCCTTTGCGGGCGCGAGCGAGCTGGTGCGCGAAGTGGGAATGGACTGGATGTCGCAGGATCTGGCGGCGCGTCTTTCAGCCCGTGCAGCCCAGGGCATTGGCGCGGGCTTGCTGACGGCGCGTTTGGGTATCAAAGCGATGGAGGTGTGCCGTCCGCTGCCGTGGATTGATGGCGATAAGCCGCGGCTGGGGGATTTCAGGCGTGAACTGATCGGTCAGCTGAAAGAAACGCTCAATAAAAAACCGTCTCCTTAA
- a CDS encoding LacI family DNA-binding transcriptional regulator — MSPTIYDIARVAGVSKSTVSRVLNKQTNISPEARDKVLKAIDELNYQPNKLARALTSSGFDAIMVISTRSTKTTAGNPFFSDVLHAITAKAEEEGFDVILQTSKSSEDDLQKCVGKIKQKMIKGIIMLSSPANESFFTTLDEYGVPVVVIGKVEGKFQNIYSVDTDNFHDSAILVDSFIKHGRTKIACLHAPLDYHVSIDRLAGYKSSLEKQGIAINPDWVIDGGYTHESALQAACKLLSSDNPPNAVFATDSMKLLGLYRAADELNLMVPEQVVMAGYSDPMLSLVLTPAPGGFDIPTRKLGEESCNVLFKRIAGKPAPHKILVDTHFSAAASLR, encoded by the coding sequence ATGTCACCCACCATCTATGATATCGCACGGGTTGCGGGCGTATCGAAATCAACCGTTTCCCGCGTTCTGAATAAACAAACGAATATTTCCCCTGAAGCGCGAGACAAAGTGCTTAAGGCGATAGACGAATTAAATTATCAGCCCAACAAACTGGCCCGCGCCCTGACCTCTTCTGGCTTTGATGCCATTATGGTTATTTCGACCCGCTCGACTAAAACTACTGCCGGTAACCCTTTTTTCTCCGATGTTCTTCACGCCATTACGGCAAAAGCGGAAGAGGAAGGGTTTGACGTTATTTTACAAACCTCGAAAAGCAGTGAGGACGATCTGCAGAAGTGCGTGGGAAAAATAAAGCAGAAGATGATCAAAGGGATCATCATGCTGAGTTCACCCGCAAACGAATCTTTTTTCACCACGCTGGACGAATACGGTGTGCCCGTGGTGGTTATTGGAAAAGTAGAAGGAAAGTTCCAGAATATTTATTCTGTTGATACGGACAATTTTCACGACAGCGCTATTCTGGTCGATTCGTTTATTAAACATGGGCGAACAAAAATTGCTTGTCTGCATGCCCCGCTCGATTATCACGTTTCTATCGATCGCCTTGCGGGTTATAAATCCAGCCTTGAGAAGCAGGGTATCGCCATTAATCCAGACTGGGTCATTGATGGCGGATATACCCATGAAAGCGCGCTCCAGGCAGCCTGCAAATTACTCTCGTCTGACAACCCACCCAATGCCGTTTTTGCTACTGACAGTATGAAATTATTGGGTCTTTATCGTGCAGCGGATGAGTTAAATCTGATGGTTCCCGAGCAGGTTGTTATGGCAGGCTACAGCGATCCGATGCTGTCTCTCGTTTTAACCCCTGCGCCAGGCGGGTTTGATATTCCGACGAGAAAGCTCGGCGAAGAGAGCTGCAACGTGTTGTTTAAGCGTATTGCGGGTAAACCTGCGCCGCATAAGATTTTGGTTGATACGCATTTTTCGGCTGCGGCGTCCTTGCGCTAA
- a CDS encoding YcjX family GTP-binding protein, translated as MKRFKNELNSLVNRGVDRHLRLAVTGLSRSGKTAFITAMVNQLLNLHAGARLPLLSAVREERLLGVKRVPQRDFGIPRFTYDEGLAQLYGDPPAWPTPTRGVSEIRLALRFRSNESLIRHFKDTSTLYLEIVDYPGEWLLDLPMLAQDYLSWSRQMTGLLQGQRAEWSTKWRQLCEGLDPLAPADENRLATIAEAWTDYLHQCKQEGLHFIQPGRFVLPGDLAGAPALQFFPWPDVDGAGESKLAQADKHTNAGMLRERYNYYCEKVVKGFYKNHFLRFDRQIVLVDCLQPLNSGPQAFNDMRLALTQLMQSFHYGQRTLFRRLFSPVIDKLLFAATKADHVTVDQHANMVSLLQQLVQDAWQNAAFEGISMDCLGLASVQATQSGLIDLNGEKIPALRGNRLSDGEPLTVYPGEVPARLPGQAFWQSQGFQFEAFRPQTMSVDRPLPHIRLDAALEFLIGDKLR; from the coding sequence ATGAAGCGATTTAAGAACGAACTCAATTCACTGGTGAACCGCGGCGTTGATCGACATCTGCGTCTGGCCGTTACCGGCCTGAGCCGCAGCGGTAAGACGGCGTTCATCACCGCGATGGTAAACCAGTTGCTGAATCTGCACGCCGGCGCGCGGCTGCCGTTGCTCAGCGCCGTGCGCGAAGAGCGTCTGCTGGGCGTTAAGCGCGTCCCTCAGCGTGATTTTGGCATACCGCGTTTTACCTACGACGAAGGGCTGGCGCAGCTTTACGGCGATCCGCCCGCGTGGCCGACGCCAACGCGAGGCGTCAGTGAAATTCGCCTTGCGCTGCGCTTTCGTTCTAATGAATCGCTGATACGTCACTTTAAGGATACCTCAACCCTGTATCTGGAAATCGTCGATTATCCCGGCGAATGGCTGCTCGACCTGCCGATGCTGGCGCAGGACTACCTCAGCTGGTCCCGCCAGATGACGGGCTTGTTGCAAGGGCAACGCGCAGAGTGGTCAACGAAATGGCGACAGCTGTGCGAGGGCCTTGATCCGCTGGCACCTGCGGATGAAAACCGTCTGGCGACCATTGCTGAAGCCTGGACGGACTATCTGCATCAGTGCAAACAGGAAGGGCTGCACTTCATCCAGCCGGGCCGTTTTGTCTTGCCGGGTGATTTAGCAGGCGCGCCCGCGCTGCAGTTCTTTCCGTGGCCGGATGTGGACGGCGCAGGCGAGTCGAAGCTGGCACAGGCCGACAAACACACGAATGCCGGCATGCTGCGCGAGCGTTACAATTACTACTGCGAAAAGGTGGTCAAAGGTTTTTATAAAAACCACTTTTTACGTTTCGACCGCCAGATTGTGCTGGTGGATTGCCTGCAGCCGCTCAACAGCGGGCCGCAGGCATTTAACGATATGCGCCTCGCGCTGACGCAGCTGATGCAGAGTTTCCACTACGGGCAGCGGACGCTGTTTCGTCGTCTGTTCTCACCGGTGATCGACAAGCTGCTGTTTGCGGCCACAAAAGCCGATCACGTTACGGTCGATCAGCACGCCAACATGGTTTCTCTGCTGCAGCAGCTGGTGCAGGACGCCTGGCAAAACGCCGCGTTTGAAGGCATCAGTATGGATTGTCTTGGGCTCGCATCGGTGCAGGCGACCCAAAGCGGCCTGATTGACCTTAACGGCGAGAAAATACCAGCATTACGCGGGAATCGACTCAGTGACGGCGAGCCGCTTACCGTCTATCCCGGCGAAGTGCCCGCGCGGCTGCCGGGCCAGGCCTTCTGGCAGAGCCAGGGCTTCCAGTTTGAAGCCTTCCGCCCTCAGACCATGAGCGTCGATCGGCCGTTACCGCACATCCGTCTGGATGCGGCGCTGGAGTTTTTGATTGGAGATAAATTGCGATGA
- the tpx gene encoding thiol peroxidase — translation MSQLVHFQGNPVAVAGSIPQAGSKAQAFTLVAKDLSDVTLAQFAGKRKVLNIFPSIDTGVCAASVRKFNQLATEMDNTVVLCISADLPFAQSRFCGAEGLSNVITLSTLRSPDFLENYGVSIAEGPLKGLAARAVLVLDENDTVIFSELVNEITTEPDYTAALEKLKA, via the coding sequence ATGTCACAACTCGTTCATTTCCAGGGCAACCCGGTTGCTGTTGCAGGTTCCATTCCGCAGGCTGGCAGCAAAGCGCAGGCTTTTACTCTGGTGGCTAAAGATCTGTCTGACGTCACACTGGCTCAGTTTGCGGGCAAACGCAAAGTGCTGAACATTTTCCCGAGCATTGATACCGGTGTTTGCGCCGCATCCGTGCGTAAGTTCAACCAGCTGGCAACTGAAATGGACAACACCGTTGTGCTGTGCATTTCTGCTGACCTGCCGTTCGCCCAGTCTCGCTTCTGCGGCGCTGAAGGCCTGAGCAACGTTATCACCCTCTCCACCCTGCGCAGCCCGGATTTCCTCGAAAACTACGGCGTCAGCATCGCCGAAGGCCCTCTGAAAGGCCTGGCAGCACGCGCGGTACTGGTTCTTGATGAAAACGACACTGTCATCTTCAGCGAACTGGTTAATGAAATCACTACCGAGCCGGATTACACCGCCGCGCTGGAAAAGCTGAAAGCATAA